The proteins below come from a single Triticum aestivum cultivar Chinese Spring chromosome 5D, IWGSC CS RefSeq v2.1, whole genome shotgun sequence genomic window:
- the LOC123122830 gene encoding putative disease resistance protein RGA3 isoform X2, producing the protein MASLLTALLGRVVAKAGDALVSELLRAWGLDKSRRKLERYLAAVQCILLDADAKSRTNPAVLRWMTDLKTAAYQADDVLDDFRYEALRLRADAQIRPRSKARKVLSYFTANSPVVFRLSMSRKMKDALEMIDELVVEMNNFHFIQHAETLSVDNPQTHSQVDESEIVGRQNEKEQVVKMLLDHSDSDTKNNVMVLPIVGMGGIGKTTLAQLVHNDRRMKHHFELVIWACVSDKFVIEEIIRSVIEVTTMNKCDLTQMEALQKKLGEVLGKKRYLLMLDDVWSEDRQKWDDMRSLLCSHAGSGSAIIVTSRSNQVASIMGTLPPHQISLLSEDQSWELFQRNTFGRAVEKQEELISMAKSIVQKCKGLPLAIKTVAALLRSKHHRQWFSFLDSDVWKDDILRTTGIVPALQLSYDHLSSDAQICFSFCAIFPMDSPMNKDMLIQLWMANDFIASETRGQQIFDLLVWRCFLQEVEIQKNPLSGFRNGFDQYIRNDDFMHRPTTCKMHDLMHDLADSNLHHIKKFYKDPQMLVHYSMMFDICHLIMRLPEGMRYMSSLRHIFLVGCYRLERMPQGTGQLSSLQTLTNYVIDSDPGRGIDQLKDLDLGGALSLTELRKVHSVENAKQGNMSAKHNLKRLSLSWANRPPYGYEVDTNAEGILEALCPNKRLEVLLLSNYTGAKLSSWMHNSTVLEHLSELCLSSCKNCKDLPPLWQLPSLRYLSLNGLHSLTSICAGNDHTNIGESCISLPPFFPKLEIMIVSDMIKLERWHQEVPGQVPAISFPQLKKLDVSACPMLASMPKTLPLIEDLLVTGANDIPLYHLMNMSVQSNLECKGYIEVGWRLIHLHFSRLGDSNVRLGLRGLRENVEHFEEELSRIPCRFIKVLDITNYDCLFSFELSQVQQNIWDHFGFVEKLSIENCNNIVQWPAVEFRNMNCLRVLNLIDCSNLTGSLPLAISDEENDHLPRLQNLSISCCNNLVEVPKLPASLESLSIRCCPKLVSMPRNLGSVKKLRELSLIRCDALTAFPDGTYGVTALRTLVMEWCPRVETLPEGLLQQLPTLGRLRITGCPNLEEAFSSRGTHWNFVEAIPNRSVGKSMR; encoded by the exons ATGGCTTCGCTGCTCACAGCGTTGCTGGGCCGTGTGGTGGCTAAGGCCGGCGACGCGCTGGTGTCCGAGCTGCTGCGGGCGTGGGGGCTGGACAAGTCCCGCCGGAAGCTGGAGCGCTACCTCGCCGCCGTCCAGTGCATCCTGCTGGACGCCGATGCCAAGAGCCGCACTAACCCCGCCGTCCTCCGCTGGATGACGGACCTCAAGACTGCCGCCTATCAGGCCGACGACGTCCTCGACGACTTCCGCTACGAGGCGCTGCGCCTCCGTGCCGACGCCCAGATTCGCCCCCGCTCCAAGGCACGCAAG GTGTTGAGCTACTTCACTGCCAATAGCCCAGTTGTTTTCCGGCTCTCCATGAGCAGGAAAATGAAGGACGCCCTTGAAATGATAGATGAATTGGTTGTGGAGATGAACAATTTTCACTTCATACAACATGCAGAGACACTAAGCGTCGATAATCCGCAAACACACTCTCAAGTCGATGAATCAGAGATTGTGGGCAGACaaaatgagaaggaacaagtggtGAAGATGTTGCTCGATCACTCTGACAGCGACACTAAGAATAATGTCATGGTGCTTCCCATAGTTGGTATGGGCGGAATTGGTAAGACCACCCTGGCCCAACTTGTGCACAATGATCGGAGGATGAAGCATCATTTTGAGTTGGTCATATGGGCTTGTGTCTCTGACAAGTTCGTTATCGAAGAAATTATCCGATCTGTAATAGAAGTGACCACGATGAACAAGTGTGATTTAACTCAAATGGAAGCATTGCAAAAGAAACTTGGTGAAGTGCTGGGTAAGAAAAGGTACCTCCTAATGCTAGATGATGTTTGGAGTGAAGATAGACAGAAGTGGGATGACATGAGATCATTACTATGCTCACATGCTGGCTCAGGTAGTGCTATAATTGTGACAAGCCGCAGCAATCAAGTTGCTTCTATCATGGGAACACTTCCTCCACATCAGATATCACTTCTAAGTGAAGATCAATCATGGGAGCTTTTTCAGAGGAACACATTTGGAAGGGCAGTGGAAAAGCAGGAGGAATTGATTTCAATGGCTAAGAGTATTGTCCAGAAGTGTAAGGGGTTGCCTCTTGCTATCAAGACCGTAGCAGCTTTGCTTCGCTCGAAGCATCACAGGCAATGGTTTTCTTTTCTGGATAGTGATGTTTGGAAGGATGACATCCTTAGAACTACTGGAATTGTACCTGCACTACAACTGAGCTATGATCACTTGTCATCAGACGCACAAATATGCTTTTCCTTCTGTGCTATTTTCCCCATGGATAGCCCGATGAACAAGGACATGTTAATCCAGCTATGGATGGCAAATGACTTTATTGCATCAGAAACAAGAGGCCAACAAATTTTTGATTTGCTAGTTTGGAGATGTTTCCTACAAGAGGTCGAGATTCAAAAGAATCCGCTCTCCGGATTTCGAAATGGGTTCGATCAGTACATACGTAATGATGATTTCATGCACCGACCAACTACTTGCAAGATGCACGATCTCATGCATGATCTTGCTGACTCC AATCTTCACCACATCAAGAAATTCTACAAGGATCCACAAATGCTAGTTCATTACAGCATGATGTTCGACATTTGTCACTTGATAAT GAGATTACCAGAAGGCATGCGATACATGAGCAGTCTTCGCCACATCTTCCTCGTTGGGTGTTATCGTTTGGAGCGCATGCCACAAGGTACTGGTCAGCTGAGTTCTCTGCAGACATTGACGAATTATGTCATTGATAGTGATCCAGGTCGTGGAATTGATCAACTGAAAGATTTGGATCTAGGTGGTGCTCTTTCTTTGACTGAGCTGAGAAAAGTGCATAGTGTAGAAAATGCTAAACAAGGCAATATGTCCGCGAAGCACAATTTGAAAAGATTATCACTCAGTTGGGCGAATAGACCTCCTTATGGATATGAAGTAGACACTAATGCAGAAGGAATATTAGAGGCCCTTTGTCCTAACAAAAGGCTTGAAGTTTTACTGTTATCTAATTATACTGGTGCTAAACTGTCATCATGGATGCACAACTCTACAGTGTTAGAACATCTCAGTGAACTTTGTCTGAGTAGCTGCAAGAACTGCAAGGATCTTCCACCATTATGGCAGCTACCCTCTCTTAGGTACTTGAGTTTGAATGGTTTGCATAGCTTGACAAGTATATGTGCTGGTAATGATCATACAAACATTGGGGAATCCTGTATTTCTCTACCACCCTTCTTTCCTAAATTGGAAATCATGATAGTTTCTGACATGATTAAGCTAGAGAGATGGCACCAGGAGGTGCCAGGACAAGTACCAGCTATATCATTCCCTCAGCTCAAGAAGCTAGATGTTTCTGCATGTCCAATGCTCGCAAGCATGCCCAAGACGCTCCCTTTGATTGAAGATCTGCTGGTGACTGGGGCAAATGACATCCCTCTTTACCATCTGATGAATATGTCTGTGCAATCTAATCTTGAGTGCAAAGGCTACATTGAAGTTGGTTGGCGGCTTATTCACCTTCATTTCTCGAGGCTTGGTGACTCTAACGTGAGACTGGGACTCCGAGGTTTGAGGGAAAATGTAGAGCACTTTGAAGAGGAGTTGAGCAGAATACCTTGCAGGTTTATTAAGGTGCTTGATATAACAAATTACGACTGTCTTTTCTCGTTCGAACTGTCCCAAGTACAACAGAATATATGGGACCATTTTGGTTTTGTTGAAAAACTGTCAATTGAAAACTGCAATAATATAGTACAATGGCCAGCGGTAGAATTCAGGAACATGAATTGCCTTCGAGTTCTAAACTTGATTGATTGTTCCAACTTAACTGGATCACTTCCATTAGCAATATCTGATGAAGAAAATGACCACCTTCCTCGACTCCAGAATCTTAGTATATCATGTTGCAATAATTTGGTGGAGGTACCAAAGTTGCCTGCATCTCTTGAAAGTTTGTCGATCCGTTGTTGTCCCAAGCTGGTTTCCATGCCAAGAAATCTTGGGAGCGTAAAAAAATTGAGAGAACTCTCTCTGATTAGGTGCGATGCCCTGACGGCATTTCCAGATGGAACGTATGGAGTCACTGCACTCAGGACGCTGGTGATGGAGTGGTGCCCAAGGGTAGAGACACTACCAGAGGGACTCTTGCAGCAGCTCCCAACCCTCGGGAGGCTACGGATCACAGGCTGCCCTAACTTGGAGGAGGCCTTCTCAAGCAGAGGCACTCACTGGAATTTTGTTGAAGCAATTCCAAATAGATCAGTTGGCAAATCCATGCGCTGA
- the LOC123122830 gene encoding putative disease resistance protein RGA3 isoform X1, whose product MASLLTALLGRVVAKAGDALVSELLRAWGLDKSRRKLERYLAAVQCILLDADAKSRTNPAVLRWMTDLKTAAYQADDVLDDFRYEALRLRADAQIRPRSKARKVLSYFTANSPVVFRLSMSRKMKDALEMIDELVVEMNNFHFIQHAETLSVDNPQTHSQVDESEIVGRQNEKEQVVKMLLDHSDSDTKNNVMVLPIVGMGGIGKTTLAQLVHNDRRMKHHFELVIWACVSDKFVIEEIIRSVIEVTTMNKCDLTQMEALQKKLGEVLGKKRYLLMLDDVWSEDRQKWDDMRSLLCSHAGSGSAIIVTSRSNQVASIMGTLPPHQISLLSEDQSWELFQRNTFGRAVEKQEELISMAKSIVQKCKGLPLAIKTVAALLRSKHHRQWFSFLDSDVWKDDILRTTGIVPALQLSYDHLSSDAQICFSFCAIFPMDSPMNKDMLIQLWMANDFIASETRGQQIFDLLVWRCFLQEVEIQKNPLSGFRNGFDQYIRNDDFMHRPTTCKMHDLMHDLADSVSGNDCSILQESSPHQEILQGSTNASSLQHDVRHLSLDNVSYHTIATMEEVLAPRPRTILVRKSTKTPLDERESLSIGKSKFMSLRALKTISIKINMTNLKHLRYLDCSYSRMSALPEATTILYSLQTLKLFCCANLRRLPEGMRYMSSLRHIFLVGCYRLERMPQGTGQLSSLQTLTNYVIDSDPGRGIDQLKDLDLGGALSLTELRKVHSVENAKQGNMSAKHNLKRLSLSWANRPPYGYEVDTNAEGILEALCPNKRLEVLLLSNYTGAKLSSWMHNSTVLEHLSELCLSSCKNCKDLPPLWQLPSLRYLSLNGLHSLTSICAGNDHTNIGESCISLPPFFPKLEIMIVSDMIKLERWHQEVPGQVPAISFPQLKKLDVSACPMLASMPKTLPLIEDLLVTGANDIPLYHLMNMSVQSNLECKGYIEVGWRLIHLHFSRLGDSNVRLGLRGLRENVEHFEEELSRIPCRFIKVLDITNYDCLFSFELSQVQQNIWDHFGFVEKLSIENCNNIVQWPAVEFRNMNCLRVLNLIDCSNLTGSLPLAISDEENDHLPRLQNLSISCCNNLVEVPKLPASLESLSIRCCPKLVSMPRNLGSVKKLRELSLIRCDALTAFPDGTYGVTALRTLVMEWCPRVETLPEGLLQQLPTLGRLRITGCPNLEEAFSSRGTHWNFVEAIPNRSVGKSMR is encoded by the exons ATGGCTTCGCTGCTCACAGCGTTGCTGGGCCGTGTGGTGGCTAAGGCCGGCGACGCGCTGGTGTCCGAGCTGCTGCGGGCGTGGGGGCTGGACAAGTCCCGCCGGAAGCTGGAGCGCTACCTCGCCGCCGTCCAGTGCATCCTGCTGGACGCCGATGCCAAGAGCCGCACTAACCCCGCCGTCCTCCGCTGGATGACGGACCTCAAGACTGCCGCCTATCAGGCCGACGACGTCCTCGACGACTTCCGCTACGAGGCGCTGCGCCTCCGTGCCGACGCCCAGATTCGCCCCCGCTCCAAGGCACGCAAG GTGTTGAGCTACTTCACTGCCAATAGCCCAGTTGTTTTCCGGCTCTCCATGAGCAGGAAAATGAAGGACGCCCTTGAAATGATAGATGAATTGGTTGTGGAGATGAACAATTTTCACTTCATACAACATGCAGAGACACTAAGCGTCGATAATCCGCAAACACACTCTCAAGTCGATGAATCAGAGATTGTGGGCAGACaaaatgagaaggaacaagtggtGAAGATGTTGCTCGATCACTCTGACAGCGACACTAAGAATAATGTCATGGTGCTTCCCATAGTTGGTATGGGCGGAATTGGTAAGACCACCCTGGCCCAACTTGTGCACAATGATCGGAGGATGAAGCATCATTTTGAGTTGGTCATATGGGCTTGTGTCTCTGACAAGTTCGTTATCGAAGAAATTATCCGATCTGTAATAGAAGTGACCACGATGAACAAGTGTGATTTAACTCAAATGGAAGCATTGCAAAAGAAACTTGGTGAAGTGCTGGGTAAGAAAAGGTACCTCCTAATGCTAGATGATGTTTGGAGTGAAGATAGACAGAAGTGGGATGACATGAGATCATTACTATGCTCACATGCTGGCTCAGGTAGTGCTATAATTGTGACAAGCCGCAGCAATCAAGTTGCTTCTATCATGGGAACACTTCCTCCACATCAGATATCACTTCTAAGTGAAGATCAATCATGGGAGCTTTTTCAGAGGAACACATTTGGAAGGGCAGTGGAAAAGCAGGAGGAATTGATTTCAATGGCTAAGAGTATTGTCCAGAAGTGTAAGGGGTTGCCTCTTGCTATCAAGACCGTAGCAGCTTTGCTTCGCTCGAAGCATCACAGGCAATGGTTTTCTTTTCTGGATAGTGATGTTTGGAAGGATGACATCCTTAGAACTACTGGAATTGTACCTGCACTACAACTGAGCTATGATCACTTGTCATCAGACGCACAAATATGCTTTTCCTTCTGTGCTATTTTCCCCATGGATAGCCCGATGAACAAGGACATGTTAATCCAGCTATGGATGGCAAATGACTTTATTGCATCAGAAACAAGAGGCCAACAAATTTTTGATTTGCTAGTTTGGAGATGTTTCCTACAAGAGGTCGAGATTCAAAAGAATCCGCTCTCCGGATTTCGAAATGGGTTCGATCAGTACATACGTAATGATGATTTCATGCACCGACCAACTACTTGCAAGATGCACGATCTCATGCATGATCTTGCTGACTCCGTAAGTGGAAATGATTGCTCCATCCTGCAAGAATCTTCACCACATCAAGAAATTCTACAAGGATCCACAAATGCTAGTTCATTACAGCATGATGTTCGACATTTGTCACTTGATAATGTCAGTTATCATACTATTGCCACCATGGAGGAAGTTCTAGCTCCCCGGCCCCGCACGATATTAGTCCGAAAGTCGACCAAGACTCCGCTGGATGAGAGAGAGTCCCTGAGTATAGGCAAATCAAAATTCATGTCCTTGCGAGCATTGAAGACCATCTCAATCAAGATAAATATGACGAACTTGAAGCATCTTCGCTATCTGGACTGCTCTTATTCTCGTATGTCTGCACTGCCTGAAGCCACTACCATATTGTATAGCTTGCAAACATTGAAGCTTTTTTGTTGTGCAAACCTTAGGAGATTACCAGAAGGCATGCGATACATGAGCAGTCTTCGCCACATCTTCCTCGTTGGGTGTTATCGTTTGGAGCGCATGCCACAAGGTACTGGTCAGCTGAGTTCTCTGCAGACATTGACGAATTATGTCATTGATAGTGATCCAGGTCGTGGAATTGATCAACTGAAAGATTTGGATCTAGGTGGTGCTCTTTCTTTGACTGAGCTGAGAAAAGTGCATAGTGTAGAAAATGCTAAACAAGGCAATATGTCCGCGAAGCACAATTTGAAAAGATTATCACTCAGTTGGGCGAATAGACCTCCTTATGGATATGAAGTAGACACTAATGCAGAAGGAATATTAGAGGCCCTTTGTCCTAACAAAAGGCTTGAAGTTTTACTGTTATCTAATTATACTGGTGCTAAACTGTCATCATGGATGCACAACTCTACAGTGTTAGAACATCTCAGTGAACTTTGTCTGAGTAGCTGCAAGAACTGCAAGGATCTTCCACCATTATGGCAGCTACCCTCTCTTAGGTACTTGAGTTTGAATGGTTTGCATAGCTTGACAAGTATATGTGCTGGTAATGATCATACAAACATTGGGGAATCCTGTATTTCTCTACCACCCTTCTTTCCTAAATTGGAAATCATGATAGTTTCTGACATGATTAAGCTAGAGAGATGGCACCAGGAGGTGCCAGGACAAGTACCAGCTATATCATTCCCTCAGCTCAAGAAGCTAGATGTTTCTGCATGTCCAATGCTCGCAAGCATGCCCAAGACGCTCCCTTTGATTGAAGATCTGCTGGTGACTGGGGCAAATGACATCCCTCTTTACCATCTGATGAATATGTCTGTGCAATCTAATCTTGAGTGCAAAGGCTACATTGAAGTTGGTTGGCGGCTTATTCACCTTCATTTCTCGAGGCTTGGTGACTCTAACGTGAGACTGGGACTCCGAGGTTTGAGGGAAAATGTAGAGCACTTTGAAGAGGAGTTGAGCAGAATACCTTGCAGGTTTATTAAGGTGCTTGATATAACAAATTACGACTGTCTTTTCTCGTTCGAACTGTCCCAAGTACAACAGAATATATGGGACCATTTTGGTTTTGTTGAAAAACTGTCAATTGAAAACTGCAATAATATAGTACAATGGCCAGCGGTAGAATTCAGGAACATGAATTGCCTTCGAGTTCTAAACTTGATTGATTGTTCCAACTTAACTGGATCACTTCCATTAGCAATATCTGATGAAGAAAATGACCACCTTCCTCGACTCCAGAATCTTAGTATATCATGTTGCAATAATTTGGTGGAGGTACCAAAGTTGCCTGCATCTCTTGAAAGTTTGTCGATCCGTTGTTGTCCCAAGCTGGTTTCCATGCCAAGAAATCTTGGGAGCGTAAAAAAATTGAGAGAACTCTCTCTGATTAGGTGCGATGCCCTGACGGCATTTCCAGATGGAACGTATGGAGTCACTGCACTCAGGACGCTGGTGATGGAGTGGTGCCCAAGGGTAGAGACACTACCAGAGGGACTCTTGCAGCAGCTCCCAACCCTCGGGAGGCTACGGATCACAGGCTGCCCTAACTTGGAGGAGGCCTTCTCAAGCAGAGGCACTCACTGGAATTTTGTTGAAGCAATTCCAAATAGATCAGTTGGCAAATCCATGCGCTGA
- the LOC123125555 gene encoding ammonium transporter 2 member 5-like: MATEAAPEWLEKGDNAWQLAAAALVGLQSVPGLVILYGSIVKKKWAVNSALMALYAFAATMLCWCLWGFRMSFGDRLLPFVGRPDFAGLDAAGFLSAQGFAGAYPAATLLFFQFVFAAITLILVAGSLLGRMNFRAWMIFVPLWLTFSYTVGAFSIWSPNGFLFKAGVMDFAGGYVIHLSSGIAGFTAAFWVGPRTAKDREAFPPNNILLTLAGAGLLWMGWTGFNGGAPYAANIDASVAVVNTHLCTATSLLVWLILDCFVFGRPSAFGAVQGMITGLVCITPAAGLVQGWAAMLMGLVSGSVPWFTMMVLHKRCRVLRHVDDTLAILHTHGVAGSLGGLMTGLLAEPRLCRLFFGDDPRYVGFVYAVRGGRVSAGFRQMGVQLAGIGFIVALNVVVTSIVCLLVRVAVPLRLSEEQLAAGDDAIHGEDAYAVWGDGETYEQSVHGSRRYQMTANPMSSKVDEII; the protein is encoded by the coding sequence ATGGCGACGGAGGCGGCGCCGGAGTGGCTGGAGAAGGGCGACAACGCGTGgcagctggcggcggcggcgctggtggggCTGCAGAGCGTGCCGGGCCTGGTCATCCTCTACGGCAGCATCGTCAAGAAGAAGTGGGCCGTCAACTCCGCCCTCATGGCGCTCTACGCCTTCGCCGCCACCATGCTCTGCTGGTGCCTCTGGGGCTTCCGCATGTCCTTcggcgaccgcctcctccccttcgtCGGCCGCCCCGACTTCGCTGGCCTCGACGCCGCCGGCTTCCTTTCCGCCCAGGGCTTCGCCGGCGCCTACCCGGCCGCCACGCTCCTCTTCTTCCAGTTCGTCTTCGCCGCCATCACGCTCATCCTCGTCGCCGGCTCGCTCCTGGGACGGATGAACTTCCGGGCATGGATGATCTTCGTGCCCCTCTGGCTCACCTTCTCCTACACCGTCGGCGCCTTCAGCATCTGGAGCCCCAACGGGTTCCTCTTCAAGGCCGGCGTCATGGACTTCGCCGGCGGCTACGTCATCCACCTCTCCTCCGGCATCGCCGGCTTCACCGCCGCCTTCTGGGTCGGCCCGAGGACGGCCAAGGACAGGGAGGCCTTCCCGCCCAACAACATCCTCCTGACTCTCGCCGGCGCGGGGCTGCTGTGGATGGGGTGGACGGGGTTCAACGGCGGCGCGCCCTACGCCGCCAACATCGACGCGTCCGTCGCCGTCGTCAACACGCACCTCTGCACGGCCACGAGCCTCCTGGTGTGGCTCATCCTCGACTGCTTCGTCTTCGGCCGCCCCTCGGCCTTCGGCGCCGTCCAGGGCATGATCACCGGCCTCGTCTGCATCACCCCGGCCGCCGGGCTGGTGCAGGGCTGGGCGGCGATGCTGATGGGGCTCGTCTCCGGGAGCGTGCCGTGGTTCACCATGATGGTGCTGCACAAGCGGTGCCGGGTCCTGAGGCACGTGGACGACACGCTCGCCATCCTCCACACGCACGGGGTGGCCGGCAGCCTCGGCGGCCTCATGACGGGCCTCCTGGCCGAGCCGCGGCTCTGCCGGCTCTTCTTCGGCGACGACCCGCGGTACGTGGGCTTCGTGTACGCGGTCAGGGGCGGGCGCGTCTCCGCGGGGTTTCGGCAGATGGGCGTGCAGCTGGCCGGGATCGGATTCATCGTGGCGCTAAACGTCGTCGTCACCAGCATCGTGTGCCTGCTCGTCCGGGTGGCCGTGCCGCTCCGGCTCAGCGAGGAGCAGCTGGCGGCCGGCGACGACGCCATACACGGCGAGGACGCGTACGCGGTGTGGGGCGACGGCGAGACGTACGAGCAGTCCGTGCATGGCAGCCGGCGATACCAAATGACGGCCAATCCCATGTCGTCCAAGGTTGATGAGATCATCTGA